A window of Nocardiopsis sp. Huas11 genomic DNA:
GGACGTCGACAGCATCGAGGACCTGCCCGACGCGGCCGGTGACCTCGACAACCGCATCGTCGGCATCGAGTCCGGCTCCGGCCTGGTGCGCGTCACCAGGGAAGAGGCGATGCCCGGCTACGGGCTGGACGAGGACTTCGAGCTGATCGAGTCCTCCACGTCCGCGATGCTCGCCGAGCTCGACTCCGCCTACCAGGAGGAGGAGCCGATCGTCGTCACCCTGTGGCGTCCGCACATCGCCTACTCCCAGTACGACCTGAAGGACCTCGAGGACCCCGAGGGCCACATGGGCGACGCCGAGACCGTGCACTCGATCGGCCGCGAGGGCTTCGCCGAGGACTTCCCCGAGGTCGCCGAGTGGCTGGGCGAGTTCACCATGACCGACGAGGAGCTCGGTGACCTGGAGGTCATGACGCTGGAGGAGTACGAGGACGACCCGGAGGAGGGCGCTCGCCAGTGGCTCTCGGAGAACCCGGAGTTCGTCGAGCGCACCCTGGGCGAGGCCGCCGAGGGCGTGGAGTTCTAACAGGGTCCGACTCCCTGTCGTGACGACCGACGTGAACGGGCCGTCTCCCCGCGGGGAGACGGCCCGTTCGTCGTGCGGCGGGGACGCGTGCCTCAGGGGGCGTAGTAGCCGCCCTGGGCGCCGTTGTTCCACTGGTTGATCTGGCGCGGCTTCTTCTCGCGCCGGGGCAGCAGGTAGGCCGCGAGCAGGCCGCCCATGAACCCGAACAGGTGCGCCTGCCAGGAGACGCCGGGGTACTGGGGCAGGACCCCCCAGATCATCGTGCCGTAGAAGATGATCACGCAGATCATGATGACGATGTCGACGGTCCGGCGCTCGATGATGCCGCGCAGGACCGTGTAGCCGAAGTAGCCGAAGACGAGGCCGCTGGCGCCCACCGTGATCGAGGGGGGAGCGGTGAACAGCCACACGCCCACGCCGCTGACGACGGCCACGATCAGGGTGGTGAGCAGGAACCGGCTCAGGCCGCTGAAGGCCACGAGCGATCCGAGGACCAGGAACGGCAGTGAGTTGCCGATCAGGTGAGCGAGGTTGCCGTGCATGAGGGGCGCCGTGAGCAGGGTCCAGGGCGCGTCGATGTCCCACGAGCGGAGCCCGAGCTCACGGTCGAGACCGCCGCGCAGCATGAAGCTGTCGAAGATCTCGAAGACCCACATGGCCGCGAGCATCGCCGCGACGGTGAGGATGGCGGTGATTCTGGAGCGGTTCACGGTTTCGAGGGTAGAGGACCCGA
This region includes:
- a CDS encoding rhomboid family intramembrane serine protease, producing the protein MNRSRITAILTVAAMLAAMWVFEIFDSFMLRGGLDRELGLRSWDIDAPWTLLTAPLMHGNLAHLIGNSLPFLVLGSLVAFSGLSRFLLTTLIVAVVSGVGVWLFTAPPSITVGASGLVFGYFGYTVLRGIIERRTVDIVIMICVIIFYGTMIWGVLPQYPGVSWQAHLFGFMGGLLAAYLLPRREKKPRQINQWNNGAQGGYYAP
- a CDS encoding glycine betaine ABC transporter substrate-binding protein, which encodes MNKRFASFAALGLSSVLMLTACGDDGGNGLADGPEEEEGAGGGEINIALIPWEEDIAATNMWKVLLEEKGYDVTVTDLDVAPVFQGAANGDVDLFLDTWLPVTHADYWEEYGDQLEDLGAWYDNAKLTLAVPTYMEDVDSIEDLPDAAGDLDNRIVGIESGSGLVRVTREEAMPGYGLDEDFELIESSTSAMLAELDSAYQEEEPIVVTLWRPHIAYSQYDLKDLEDPEGHMGDAETVHSIGREGFAEDFPEVAEWLGEFTMTDEELGDLEVMTLEEYEDDPEEGARQWLSENPEFVERTLGEAAEGVEF